TCGAAGATGAGCCAGCCGCGCCCGGCGTCGACATGGGGGAATCCGAGCACATCCTTGATGAAGGTCCGGTCCGCGTCCGCGTCCCGGCTGTAGAGGATCACATGCGCACCGCTGAACATGCTCCGATAGTGAGCCGGGCGCAGGTGCGCGGCAAGCGCACCGCGGCCGTACGGGCGGCCCGGCCCGCGTCTTTGGTCGGGTCCGGGCATGACCCGGCAGCGGTCATGTACTAGAGTTATCTCGACATCGAGATATCTGCCGAAGACGTACCGCAGCCGCCAGTCGGTAAGGGTTACCTAACTAAGTCTTACCTTAGCGGATCGGCGAGGAGCCGTGGCGGCAGGATTGTGGTAAGTACGCGCACATTGATGAAGGAGACTGTCGTGTCGGCGAACAGCTTCGACGCCCGCAGCACGCTGCGCGTGGGCGACGAGTCGTACGAGATCTTCAAGCTGGACAAGGTCGAGGGCTCCGCCCGCCTCCCTTACAGCCTGAAGGTGCTGCTGGAGAACCTGCTCCGCACTGAGGACGGCGCGAACATCACCGCCGACCACATCCGGGCACTCGGCGGCTGGGACTCCCAGGCGCAGCCCAGCCAGGAGATCCAGTTCACGCCGGCCCGCGTGATCATGCAGGACTTCACCGGTGTGCCCTGTGTCGTGGACCTCGCCACCATGCGTGAGGCCGTGAAGGAGCTCGGCGGCGACCCGGCGAAGATCAACCCGCTCGCGCCCGCCGAGCTGGTCATCGACCACTCCGTGATCGCTGACAAGTTCGGTACGAAGGACTCCTTCGCGCAGAACGTGGAGCTGGAGTACGGCCGTAACAAGGAGCGCTACCAGTTCCTGCGCTGGGGCCAGACCGCCTTCGACGAGTTCAAGGTCGTCCCGCCCGGCACGGGCATCGTTCACCAGGTCAACATCGAGCACCTCGCTCGTACGGTCATGGTCCGGGGTGGCCAGGCGTACCCCGACACCCTCGTCGGCACCGACTCGCACACCACCATGGTGAACGGCCTCGGTGTGCTGGGCTGGGGCGTCGGCGGCATCGAGGCCGAGGCCGCGATGCTCGGCCAGCCGGTCTCCATGCTCATCCCGCGCGTCGTCGGCTTCAAGCTGACCGGCGAGCTGAAGCCCGGCACCACCGCCACCGACCTGGTGCTCACGATCACCGAGATGCTCCGCAAGCACGGCGTCGTCGGCAAGTTCGTCGAGTTCTACGGTGAGGGCGTCGCCGCCACCTCGCTCGCGAACCGCGCCACCATCGGCAACATGTCGCCGGAGTTCGGCTCCACCGCCGCGATCTTCCCGATCGACGACGAGACCCTGAAGTACCTGAAGCTGACCGGCCGCAGCGAGCAGCAGGTCGCGCTGGTCGAGGCGTACGCCAAGGAGCAGGGCCTCTGGCTCGACCCGGCCGCCGAGCCCGACTTCTCCGAGAAGCTGGAGCTCGACCTCTCCACGGTCGTCCCCTCCATCGCCGGCCCGAAGCGCCCGCAGGACCGCATCGTCCTGGCCAACGCCAAGGAGCAGTTCGCGCTCGACGTCCGCAACTACGTGGACGAGGACGACGAGGCGGGCAAGGAGTCCTTCCCGGCCTCGGACGCCCCCGCCGAGCACAACGGCGTACCGACCCGCCCGACCCTCGTCACGGCGCCCGACGGCACCACGTACGAGATCGACCACGGCGCCGTCACCGTCGCCGCGATCACCTCGTGCACCAACACCTCGAACCCGTACGTCATGGTCGCCGCCGCGCTCGTGGCCAAGAAGGCGGTCGAGAAGGGCCTGACCCGCAAGCCGTGGGTCAAGACCACCCTCGCCCCGGGCTCCAAGGTCGTCACCGACTACTTCGACAAGGCGGGCCTGACCCCGTACCTCGACAAGGTCGGCTTCAACCTCGTCGGCTACGGCTGCACCACCTGCATCGGCAACTCCGGCCCGCTGCCGGACGAGGTCTCCAAGGCGGTCAACGACCACGACCTGGCCGTCACCTCGGTCCTCTCGGGCAACCGCAACTTCGAGGGCCGTATCAACCCCGACGTCAAGATGAACTACCTGGCATCCCCGCCGCTGGTCGTCGCGTACGCCATCGCGGGCTCGATGAAGGTCGACATCACCAAGGACGCGCTGGGCACGGACCAGGAGGGCAAGCCGGTCTACCTCGCGGACATCTGGCCCTCCGAGGCCGAGGTCAACGACGTCGTCGCCAACTCCATCGGCGAGGACATGTTCAACAAGTCCTACCAGGATGTCTTCGCGGGCGACGCGCAGTGGCAGGCGCTGCCGATCCCGACGGGCAACACCTTCGAGTGGGACCCGCAGTCCACCTACGTCCGTAAGCCCCCGTACTTCGAGGGCATGACGATGGAGACCACCCCGGTCTCCGACATCGCGAACGCCCGTGTGCTGGCCAAGCTGGGCGACTCGGTCACCACCGA
This portion of the Streptomyces sp. NBC_01750 genome encodes:
- the acnA gene encoding aconitate hydratase AcnA, whose protein sequence is MKETVVSANSFDARSTLRVGDESYEIFKLDKVEGSARLPYSLKVLLENLLRTEDGANITADHIRALGGWDSQAQPSQEIQFTPARVIMQDFTGVPCVVDLATMREAVKELGGDPAKINPLAPAELVIDHSVIADKFGTKDSFAQNVELEYGRNKERYQFLRWGQTAFDEFKVVPPGTGIVHQVNIEHLARTVMVRGGQAYPDTLVGTDSHTTMVNGLGVLGWGVGGIEAEAAMLGQPVSMLIPRVVGFKLTGELKPGTTATDLVLTITEMLRKHGVVGKFVEFYGEGVAATSLANRATIGNMSPEFGSTAAIFPIDDETLKYLKLTGRSEQQVALVEAYAKEQGLWLDPAAEPDFSEKLELDLSTVVPSIAGPKRPQDRIVLANAKEQFALDVRNYVDEDDEAGKESFPASDAPAEHNGVPTRPTLVTAPDGTTYEIDHGAVTVAAITSCTNTSNPYVMVAAALVAKKAVEKGLTRKPWVKTTLAPGSKVVTDYFDKAGLTPYLDKVGFNLVGYGCTTCIGNSGPLPDEVSKAVNDHDLAVTSVLSGNRNFEGRINPDVKMNYLASPPLVVAYAIAGSMKVDITKDALGTDQEGKPVYLADIWPSEAEVNDVVANSIGEDMFNKSYQDVFAGDAQWQALPIPTGNTFEWDPQSTYVRKPPYFEGMTMETTPVSDIANARVLAKLGDSVTTDHISPAGAIKADTPAGKYLTEHGVERRDFNSYGSRRGNHEVMIRGTFANIRLRNQIAPGTEGGYTRDFTVEGAPVSFIYDASQNYQAAGIPLVILAGKEYGSGSSRDWAAKGTALLGVKAVIAESYERIHRSNLIGMGVLPLQYPEGASAQSLGLTGDEAFSFTGVTELNNGTTPRTVKVTTDTGVEFDAVVRIDTPGEADYYRNGGIMQYVLRNLIRK